From a single Georhizobium profundi genomic region:
- the argE gene encoding acetylornithine deacetylase, translated as MLLERTRAILADLIAYPTVSSDSNLDLIAYAADLLKQSGADIRISQDPDGRKANLFASLGPGVDGGIVLSGHSDVVPVEGQEWTSEPFALREADGLLYGRGTCDMKGFIAACLAVAPVFAARDLARPVHFAFTYDEEVGCLGARTLIADLAEAGIRPSGVIIGEPTEMRIIEGHKGCFEYTTHFTGSGGHASIPDAGVNAIEYAVSYITRLLELREPLKARSPEGSPFTPPWTTLQAGAIVGGPARNVVASDCRVDWEMRPVTSADADFVKAEMRAFVDQVLRPAMHAVDPATDIVTHVIGEVEGLEPASHSEALAIARELTGRNEADVVSFGTEAGLFQKAGISAVVCGPGSIAQAHKPDEFISLDQLDQCLGMLERLADKVSR; from the coding sequence ATGTTGCTGGAGCGGACCCGAGCGATCCTTGCCGATCTCATCGCCTATCCGACGGTGTCGTCGGACAGCAATCTCGACCTGATCGCCTATGCCGCGGACCTCTTGAAGCAATCCGGCGCGGACATTCGCATCTCGCAGGATCCGGACGGGCGCAAGGCGAACCTCTTCGCCTCGCTCGGGCCCGGTGTGGATGGCGGCATCGTGCTTTCGGGGCATTCCGATGTGGTGCCCGTCGAGGGACAGGAGTGGACGAGCGAACCGTTCGCGCTTCGGGAAGCCGACGGCCTGCTCTATGGGCGCGGCACCTGCGACATGAAGGGCTTTATCGCCGCATGTCTTGCCGTGGCACCGGTCTTCGCCGCGCGCGATCTTGCCCGCCCCGTGCATTTCGCCTTCACCTATGACGAGGAGGTCGGCTGCCTCGGCGCGCGGACCCTGATTGCCGATCTTGCCGAAGCAGGAATTCGACCGTCGGGCGTCATCATCGGCGAGCCGACAGAGATGCGCATCATCGAAGGCCACAAGGGGTGCTTCGAGTACACGACGCATTTCACCGGCTCGGGCGGCCATGCCTCCATCCCCGATGCGGGCGTGAATGCCATCGAATACGCCGTCAGCTACATCACGCGCCTGCTCGAATTGCGCGAGCCGCTGAAGGCGCGGTCGCCTGAAGGCAGCCCGTTCACGCCACCGTGGACGACGCTTCAGGCCGGCGCCATCGTCGGCGGTCCGGCACGCAACGTGGTGGCGAGCGACTGCCGCGTCGACTGGGAAATGCGGCCGGTGACCTCCGCCGACGCTGATTTCGTCAAGGCGGAGATGCGTGCCTTCGTCGATCAGGTGCTGAGGCCGGCGATGCATGCGGTCGACCCAGCAACCGATATCGTGACCCACGTGATCGGCGAGGTCGAAGGGCTGGAGCCGGCGAGCCATTCCGAAGCGCTTGCCATCGCGCGCGAACTGACGGGCCGCAACGAGGCCGATGTCGTTTCCTTCGGTACCGAGGCCGGCCTCTTTCAGAAGGCCGGCATTTCGGCCGTCGTCTGCGGACCTGGTTCGATCGCGCAGGCCCACAAGCCGGACGAATTCATCAGTCTCGACCAACTCGACCAGTGCCTTGGGATGCTGGAGCGGCTGGCGGACAAGGTGAGCCGGTGA
- a CDS encoding orotate phosphoribosyltransferase, which translates to MFANSFPDKDVAAELVAKMLLEIKAVHFKADEPYKLASGMRSPVYIDCRKLLSYPRVRSAVIDFAAGTLLRNAGFEQFDCIAGGETAGIPFAALLADRLGLPMIYVRKAPKGHGRNAQIEGHMPEGARVLVIEDLTTAGGSMFKFIDAIRAAGGVVDHGIALFFYGIFPEAEQRFENGKVRLHYVATWRNVLAVAREQKLFDEQTLSEVEAFLNAPLAWSARNGGISELPQS; encoded by the coding sequence ATGTTCGCCAACAGCTTCCCCGACAAGGATGTGGCCGCCGAACTCGTCGCGAAAATGCTGCTTGAGATCAAGGCGGTGCATTTCAAGGCGGACGAGCCCTACAAGCTCGCATCGGGCATGCGCAGCCCCGTTTATATCGACTGCCGCAAGCTCTTGTCCTACCCCCGCGTGCGTTCTGCTGTCATCGATTTTGCCGCTGGTACGCTTCTGCGCAATGCAGGATTCGAGCAATTCGACTGCATTGCCGGCGGCGAGACGGCCGGGATCCCCTTCGCGGCCTTGCTTGCCGATCGCCTCGGGCTGCCGATGATCTACGTGCGCAAGGCGCCGAAGGGTCACGGCCGCAATGCCCAGATTGAGGGCCACATGCCGGAAGGCGCGCGCGTGCTCGTCATCGAGGACCTGACGACGGCCGGTGGCAGCATGTTCAAGTTCATCGACGCGATCCGTGCGGCGGGCGGGGTCGTCGATCACGGTATCGCGCTCTTTTTCTACGGCATCTTTCCCGAAGCCGAGCAGCGCTTCGAAAACGGCAAGGTGCGGCTCCACTATGTCGCCACCTGGCGCAATGTGCTGGCCGTTGCCCGCGAACAGAAACTCTTCGACGAACAGACGTTGTCGGAGGTGGAAGCCTTTCTCAATGCGCCGCTTGCATGGTCGGCGCGCAATGGCGGTATCTCCGAACTGCCGCAATCCTGA
- a CDS encoding SDR family oxidoreductase, translated as MDLGLTGKRALVLASTRGLGLGIGTKLAEEGAHVLLSGRSRDKLEHAVTTIREAGGKADFVEADLTDPGVVDTLAAAVAEKLGGIDILVNNTGGPPPGAMTDASLEVLAKQFDTMVLRVMAITQRFLPAMKDQGFGRILTVASSGVIQPIPNLGLSNALRSALVGWSKSMANENAGAGVTFNMLLPGRIQTERVDELDEANSKRTGKPIEDIRETARASIPAGRYGTVDEFASVAAFLVSVPASYVTGGLIRCDGGAIKSV; from the coding sequence ATGGATCTCGGATTGACCGGCAAACGCGCGCTCGTGCTTGCCTCCACACGCGGCCTCGGTCTCGGCATCGGCACCAAGCTCGCCGAAGAAGGCGCGCACGTACTGCTTTCCGGCCGCTCCCGCGACAAGCTTGAACACGCCGTCACCACGATCCGCGAAGCCGGTGGCAAGGCCGATTTCGTCGAAGCCGATCTCACCGATCCGGGCGTCGTGGATACGCTCGCCGCAGCAGTTGCCGAGAAGCTTGGCGGCATCGACATCCTCGTCAACAACACCGGCGGCCCGCCCCCCGGCGCGATGACCGACGCCTCGCTCGAGGTCCTGGCAAAGCAGTTCGACACGATGGTGCTGCGCGTGATGGCGATCACGCAGCGCTTCCTGCCCGCGATGAAGGATCAAGGGTTCGGCCGCATCCTCACCGTCGCCTCCTCCGGCGTCATCCAGCCGATCCCCAATCTCGGCCTCTCCAATGCGCTCCGCTCCGCACTGGTCGGATGGTCGAAATCGATGGCAAACGAGAACGCCGGTGCCGGCGTCACCTTCAACATGCTCCTGCCCGGCCGCATCCAGACTGAGCGGGTCGATGAGCTGGACGAAGCCAATTCCAAGCGCACCGGCAAGCCGATCGAAGACATCCGCGAAACCGCCCGCGCCTCGATCCCCGCCGGCCGCTACGGCACCGTCGACGAATTCGCCTCCGTCGCCGCGTTCCTCGTGTCGGTACCCGCAAGCTACGTGACCGGCGGCCTGATCCGCTGCGACGGCGGCGCGATCAAGTCGGTGTGA
- the eutB gene encoding hydroxyectoine utilization dehydratase EutB produces the protein MASFSFSDIEQAQATIAGHVLRTPLVEATALSRLLGTELLLKLESLQPIGAFKLRGAVNAIMQLPADVAGVTCCSTGNHGRAVAHAAKSRGIRAVVCMSTLVPKTKVDGIRALGAEVRIVGISQDDAQEEAARLVAEEGLVDIPPFDHPHVIAGQGTITLEMLEDRPDIETLLIPLSGGGLAAGMALAAKHIKPSIRVVGISMDRGAAMHESIRAGRPVAVTEVASLADSLGGGIGLQNQHSFKLCRDFLDETILVTEDEIYRAMQALFYEERIVAEGACVVGIAAIMAGKLKELEGPVATVITGRNVDMGVFNRIMAGDDIVLGDVTVKGRTYDHG, from the coding sequence TTGGCTTCCTTCAGCTTCAGCGACATCGAGCAGGCACAAGCGACCATCGCAGGCCATGTGCTCCGCACACCCCTCGTTGAAGCCACGGCATTGTCCCGTCTCCTCGGCACCGAGCTTCTCCTGAAGCTGGAATCGCTGCAGCCCATCGGCGCGTTCAAGCTGCGCGGGGCCGTCAACGCGATCATGCAGCTTCCGGCCGATGTTGCCGGTGTCACCTGTTGCTCGACCGGCAATCATGGTCGCGCAGTCGCCCATGCCGCCAAATCCCGTGGCATTCGTGCGGTCGTCTGCATGTCTACGCTTGTGCCGAAGACCAAGGTGGACGGCATCCGGGCGCTCGGCGCAGAGGTGCGGATCGTGGGAATTAGCCAGGATGATGCGCAGGAGGAAGCGGCGCGCCTGGTGGCCGAGGAGGGCCTGGTGGATATCCCGCCCTTCGACCATCCGCATGTCATCGCCGGACAAGGTACGATCACGCTCGAGATGCTGGAAGACCGGCCCGACATCGAAACGCTGCTGATCCCGCTTTCCGGCGGTGGTCTCGCCGCGGGCATGGCGCTTGCCGCCAAGCACATCAAACCCTCGATCCGGGTGGTGGGCATCTCGATGGACCGCGGCGCGGCAATGCACGAAAGCATCCGCGCCGGCCGTCCCGTCGCTGTCACCGAAGTCGCGAGCCTCGCCGATTCACTCGGCGGCGGCATCGGGCTCCAGAACCAGCACTCTTTCAAGCTCTGCCGGGACTTCCTGGATGAAACCATCCTCGTCACCGAAGACGAGATCTACCGGGCGATGCAGGCCCTGTTCTACGAGGAGCGCATCGTGGCCGAGGGCGCCTGCGTGGTGGGCATCGCCGCGATCATGGCTGGAAAGCTCAAAGAGCTTGAAGGTCCAGTCGCGACCGTCATCACCGGACGCAACGTCGATATGGGCGTCTTCAACCGCATCATGGCGGGAGACGATATCGTCCTTGGCGACGTCACCGTGAAAGGAAGGACCTACGACCATGGCTGA
- the nspC gene encoding carboxynorspermidine decarboxylase, which yields MAGNFKRFDPARVPSPCYVIDLTKLEDNLKLLQSVGERAGVEILLALKAFSFPGAGDLIGRYLSGTAASGLYEARLGRERFGGAVHTYAPGLSAANIEGILEHSDHVILNSLHQWQRFQGQLQAASGVDFGLRINPEHSEVAQPLYDPCAPWSRLGVPADAVTAEDLAPFEGLHVHALCDHDFDAFDRLLTAVEERCAHLFGAVRWINLGGGLLITEEDFPVDRLVERLQAFRERTGLKVYLEPGTAVALHAGALVAELLDIAENGAAIGILDASATCHMPDVIEAPFTPELIGATALPRGLAASEADDLTMRLGGPTCLAGDVVGTYRFETRPQIGDRLVFLDLAYYTMVKNTTFNGTPLPSIATWDARTDTVEIVKTFGYDDFEQRLG from the coding sequence ATGGCGGGCAATTTCAAGCGCTTCGATCCCGCGCGCGTGCCAAGCCCCTGCTATGTCATCGATCTCACCAAGCTCGAGGACAATCTGAAACTACTGCAATCCGTCGGCGAGCGCGCAGGCGTCGAGATCCTGCTCGCGCTCAAGGCATTCTCCTTTCCCGGCGCTGGTGACCTGATCGGTCGATATCTGTCGGGTACAGCGGCGAGCGGGCTTTACGAGGCACGTCTCGGGCGCGAGCGGTTCGGCGGCGCGGTCCACACCTACGCACCCGGGCTTTCGGCCGCGAACATCGAAGGTATTCTCGAACATTCCGATCATGTCATCCTGAACTCGCTCCATCAGTGGCAGCGTTTCCAAGGGCAGCTTCAAGCAGCATCGGGCGTTGATTTCGGTTTGCGCATCAACCCGGAGCATTCGGAAGTGGCGCAACCGCTTTATGATCCGTGTGCACCGTGGTCGCGGCTCGGCGTACCCGCCGATGCGGTCACCGCAGAGGACCTCGCGCCTTTCGAGGGTCTGCACGTTCATGCGCTGTGCGACCATGATTTCGATGCGTTCGACCGCCTGCTGACTGCCGTCGAAGAGCGATGCGCGCATCTCTTCGGTGCGGTTCGCTGGATCAATCTCGGCGGCGGGCTGCTGATCACCGAGGAGGATTTTCCGGTCGATCGGTTGGTCGAACGATTGCAGGCTTTTCGCGAAAGGACTGGCCTCAAGGTCTATCTCGAGCCTGGCACGGCGGTAGCTTTGCATGCCGGCGCGCTCGTTGCCGAATTGCTGGACATCGCCGAGAACGGAGCCGCCATCGGCATCCTCGATGCTTCGGCAACCTGTCACATGCCTGATGTAATCGAAGCGCCGTTCACGCCGGAACTCATTGGCGCGACAGCTCTGCCGCGTGGCCTGGCAGCGTCCGAAGCGGATGATCTGACGATGCGGCTCGGCGGACCGACATGTCTTGCTGGCGATGTCGTCGGCACCTATCGCTTCGAAACGCGTCCCCAGATCGGCGATCGGCTCGTCTTCCTCGATCTCGCCTATTACACGATGGTCAAGAACACGACCTTCAACGGCACGCCGCTGCCGTCGATCGCCACCTGGGATGCACGTACCGATACCGTGGAGATCGTCAAGACGTTCGGCTACGACGATTTCGAGCAGCGGCTGGGCTAG
- a CDS encoding DUF1902 domain-containing protein encodes MRPEHEFFVAVEWDEEAQVWYVADSDVPGLATEASSMDQMIAKLKVMVPELLEENGVIEAVHAEVPFALMANVAGIASRA; translated from the coding sequence ATGCGACCCGAGCATGAATTCTTTGTCGCTGTCGAATGGGATGAGGAAGCACAGGTCTGGTACGTCGCCGACAGCGATGTCCCGGGCCTTGCCACTGAGGCGTCATCCATGGACCAGATGATCGCCAAGCTGAAAGTGATGGTGCCTGAGCTTCTCGAGGAGAACGGCGTCATCGAGGCTGTCCACGCAGAGGTGCCGTTTGCGCTGATGGCGAACGTCGCCGGCATTGCATCGCGCGCCTGA
- a CDS encoding saccharopine dehydrogenase family protein — protein sequence MTKPKLLIVGAGGVGQVTVHKAAQFRAEFGGIVLAARNADKLAAIAQEVQERWAAPGEGPLIETMVIDARNLEDVKRVISETGAQILINVASPYCNETLLDACLATGTHYLDTALGEDEHVEDIKAPWYSYVEWPRREKFAGKKLNAFLGMGFDPGVVNIFCAHARKHHFDSISSIDIIDVNAGSHGRYFATNFDADVNLREVKEDVITWEKGAWKTIPHHSEWMDVTLPQVGSHRVYSMGHDELQSLAYTFPGTERITFWMGFGEHYLKVFNVLDNLGLTSSIPVEVDGVEVAPNRFVKALLPDPSSLAPDYQGKICIGCDIRGMKDGQEKRLFIWSNCDHAENYEEVGSQSISYSTGVPVITAIRLMANGTWNPETMTHMEELDPDPFLKLMPETGIDWHETELPLDGSWPFTKPGAA from the coding sequence GTGACGAAGCCGAAGCTCTTGATCGTCGGTGCCGGTGGCGTCGGCCAGGTGACAGTTCACAAGGCAGCCCAGTTCCGCGCCGAGTTCGGCGGGATCGTTCTCGCAGCACGCAACGCGGATAAACTCGCCGCGATCGCGCAAGAGGTACAGGAGCGTTGGGCGGCGCCGGGCGAGGGTCCCCTGATCGAGACGATGGTCATCGACGCGCGCAACCTCGAGGACGTTAAACGCGTGATCTCGGAGACGGGCGCGCAGATCCTGATCAATGTCGCGTCGCCCTATTGCAACGAGACGCTTCTCGACGCCTGCCTCGCCACAGGCACGCATTATCTCGACACCGCGCTTGGCGAGGACGAGCATGTCGAGGACATCAAGGCGCCCTGGTATTCCTACGTGGAGTGGCCACGCCGCGAAAAGTTTGCCGGGAAGAAGCTGAACGCATTTCTCGGCATGGGGTTCGATCCGGGTGTCGTGAACATCTTCTGCGCCCATGCGCGCAAGCACCATTTCGACAGCATTTCTTCGATCGACATCATCGACGTGAATGCCGGCAGCCACGGCAGATATTTCGCGACCAATTTCGATGCGGACGTCAATCTGCGCGAGGTGAAGGAAGACGTGATCACCTGGGAAAAGGGTGCATGGAAGACCATCCCGCACCATTCCGAATGGATGGACGTCACCCTGCCGCAGGTGGGCTCGCACCGCGTCTATTCCATGGGGCACGACGAGCTGCAGTCGCTGGCCTACACCTTCCCAGGCACCGAGCGCATCACCTTCTGGATGGGCTTCGGCGAACATTATCTCAAGGTGTTCAACGTCCTCGACAATCTGGGGCTCACGTCGTCGATTCCGGTGGAGGTCGATGGGGTCGAGGTTGCGCCGAACCGTTTCGTGAAGGCGCTCTTGCCGGATCCGTCGTCGCTCGCACCGGACTACCAAGGCAAGATCTGCATCGGCTGCGACATTCGCGGCATGAAGGATGGTCAGGAGAAGCGGCTCTTCATCTGGTCGAATTGCGACCATGCGGAAAACTACGAGGAGGTCGGCAGCCAATCGATTTCCTATTCGACCGGCGTCCCCGTCATCACTGCGATCCGGTTGATGGCGAACGGCACGTGGAACCCTGAGACCATGACCCATATGGAGGAGCTGGATCCCGATCCGTTCCTGAAGCTGATGCCGGAAACCGGCATCGACTGGCACGAGACGGAGCTGCCACTCGATGGCTCCTGGCCGTTCACCAAGCCGGGTGCGGCCTGA
- a CDS encoding cyclodeaminase, producing the protein MAEPRDVLILTERDLRELVHLDHAAINVVEKAFAALASGKVVMPPILSMAIPEAHGEVDVKTAFIPGFEGFAIKVSPGFFDNPKLGLPSLNGLMILFSARTGLVEALLMDNGYLTDIRTAAAGAVAAKHLAPQTVDTAAVFGTGVQARLQMKAAHLVRPFRKLIVWGRDRAKTEACAADLAAELGIEVVAEPDGEKAVAESQLVVTTTPAREPILKAEWLHPGLHITAMGSDSPEKNEIEPEALARADLYVADRASQCETLGELRTAIEAGLWGAGQPVELGDIVAGKVEGRMSEDAITMCDLTGTGAQDTAIATFALGVAKAGGKGSKVAL; encoded by the coding sequence ATGGCTGAGCCACGCGACGTTCTCATCCTCACCGAGCGCGACCTTCGCGAACTCGTCCATCTGGACCATGCAGCCATCAACGTCGTGGAAAAAGCATTCGCGGCTTTGGCAAGCGGCAAGGTCGTGATGCCGCCGATCCTGTCCATGGCGATCCCCGAAGCACATGGCGAGGTGGACGTAAAGACCGCCTTCATTCCCGGCTTCGAAGGCTTTGCCATCAAGGTGAGCCCCGGCTTCTTCGACAATCCGAAGCTCGGCCTTCCGAGTCTGAACGGCCTGATGATCCTCTTTTCAGCACGCACGGGCCTCGTCGAGGCACTGCTGATGGACAATGGCTACCTCACCGACATCCGCACGGCAGCAGCCGGCGCGGTCGCCGCGAAACATCTCGCGCCGCAGACGGTCGATACGGCTGCTGTCTTCGGCACCGGCGTCCAGGCGCGGCTGCAGATGAAGGCAGCGCATCTCGTCCGGCCGTTCCGAAAGCTCATCGTCTGGGGCCGCGATCGGGCGAAGACGGAAGCCTGCGCCGCCGATCTTGCCGCAGAGCTTGGCATCGAGGTCGTCGCCGAACCGGATGGCGAAAAGGCCGTCGCCGAAAGCCAGCTCGTCGTGACGACGACGCCTGCCCGCGAACCGATCCTGAAGGCTGAATGGCTTCATCCGGGCCTCCACATCACCGCAATGGGTTCCGACAGCCCTGAAAAGAACGAAATCGAACCAGAAGCCCTCGCCCGCGCCGATCTCTACGTCGCCGATCGTGCAAGCCAGTGCGAAACGCTCGGTGAACTGCGGACCGCAATCGAAGCCGGGCTTTGGGGAGCAGGTCAGCCGGTCGAATTGGGTGACATCGTTGCGGGCAAGGTCGAAGGTCGCATGTCCGAGGATGCGATCACCATGTGCGACCTGACAGGCACCGGCGCGCAGGACACCGCCATTGCGACCTTCGCCCTCGGGGTTGCCAAGGCGGGGGGTAAGGGTTCAAAAGTGGCCCTATAG
- the pyrC gene encoding dihydroorotase has product MTELTIRRPDDWHLHLRDGAMLEGVLPHTTAHFARAIIMPNLVPPVVTAADARAYRERILAARPEGSDFEPLMTLYLTETTDADDLADAHASGLVTAVKLYPAGATTNSASGVRDIDKVMPILERMASIGLPLCVHGEVTDPAIDIFDREAVFIERVLAPLRARLPELKITMEHVTTKDGVDYIKSSSSNLAGSITTHHLIINRNAILAGGIRPHYYCLPVAKRETHRLALRAAATSGDARFFLGTDSAPHVDATKECGCGCAGIFTATNTMPLLAHVFEEEGALHRLEAFTSLNGPAWYGLPVNTGTMTLSKRAEPVAYPAKIETGAGPVTLFDPMFPVHWDVV; this is encoded by the coding sequence ATGACCGAACTGACCATCCGCCGCCCCGACGACTGGCATCTGCATCTGCGCGACGGGGCGATGCTGGAGGGCGTGCTGCCGCACACGACGGCGCATTTCGCGCGCGCGATCATCATGCCGAACCTTGTCCCTCCGGTCGTCACCGCAGCCGATGCGCGCGCCTATCGGGAACGTATTTTGGCAGCGCGGCCGGAAGGGTCCGATTTCGAGCCGCTCATGACGCTCTATCTGACGGAAACGACCGACGCCGACGATCTGGCGGACGCCCATGCGAGCGGCCTCGTCACGGCGGTGAAGCTTTATCCGGCCGGCGCCACCACCAATTCGGCAAGCGGCGTGCGCGACATCGACAAGGTCATGCCGATCCTGGAGCGCATGGCATCGATCGGGCTTCCTCTTTGTGTCCATGGCGAGGTCACGGATCCTGCGATCGACATCTTCGACCGGGAAGCCGTCTTCATCGAGCGGGTGCTGGCGCCACTGCGCGCGAGGCTGCCGGAACTCAAGATCACGATGGAGCACGTCACGACGAAGGATGGCGTGGATTACATCAAATCGTCCTCCAGCAATCTCGCCGGATCGATCACCACCCACCACCTGATCATCAACCGCAACGCGATCCTCGCAGGCGGTATCCGGCCGCATTATTACTGCCTGCCGGTCGCAAAGCGCGAGACGCATCGCCTGGCGCTGCGCGCTGCCGCGACGTCGGGCGACGCGCGGTTCTTCCTCGGCACGGATTCCGCGCCACACGTGGATGCCACGAAGGAATGCGGCTGCGGCTGTGCCGGCATTTTCACCGCCACCAACACGATGCCGCTGCTTGCCCATGTGTTCGAGGAGGAGGGCGCGCTGCACCGGCTGGAGGCGTTTACTTCGCTCAACGGTCCGGCCTGGTACGGCCTTCCGGTCAACACGGGCACGATGACGCTGAGCAAGCGCGCCGAGCCGGTCGCTTACCCAGCAAAGATCGAAACGGGCGCCGGGCCAGTCACGCTCTTCGACCCGATGTTCCCGGTTCACTGGGATGTCGTCTGA
- a CDS encoding type II toxin-antitoxin system HicA family toxin: MPGYTKAVKDILRENGCAFFRHGKGDHEIWWNPTTGKKFPVDSDIKSRHTANQIMKQAGIDHEF, translated from the coding sequence ATGCCGGGCTACACCAAAGCGGTCAAAGACATCCTTCGCGAGAACGGTTGCGCATTCTTCCGCCACGGCAAGGGCGATCACGAGATCTGGTGGAATCCGACGACCGGCAAGAAATTCCCGGTCGATAGCGACATAAAATCGCGCCACACGGCCAATCAAATCATGAAACAGGCGGGCATCGACCACGAATTCTGA
- a CDS encoding M24 family metallopeptidase codes for MPASALPFSHAEYERRLRLVRDSMRRQEIDVLFVEDPSNMAWLTGYDGWSFYVHQGVLIFHDEDPIWWGRGQDANGAVRTVYMEDARCIPYADHYVQSRDIHPMQTLAALIRDKGHSSSRIGLELDNYYFSAKAYLVLEYELPNATFSDATGLVNWQRTVKSNEELAFMRKAALIAEKVVDGIVERVEPGMKKNEVVAEIYADTIRGLDDGTEEGIWGDYPAIVPLLPSGSDAAAPHLTWSAQPFKTGEATFFEIAGCYRRYHVPFCRTVFLGKPPQYLLDAEMAVVLGLEAGLETARPGARAGDVARAFHYELEKIGIDRGARCGYPIGISYPPDWGERTISFRENDDTILEAGMTFHFMPGLWMKDWGLEITESILIRDGAAAECLCNRPRKMYVKD; via the coding sequence ATGCCCGCCAGTGCATTGCCTTTCAGCCACGCCGAATATGAGCGCCGCCTGCGTCTCGTGCGCGACTCCATGCGCAGGCAGGAGATCGATGTCCTGTTCGTCGAGGATCCTTCCAACATGGCATGGCTGACCGGCTATGACGGCTGGTCGTTCTACGTGCACCAGGGCGTGCTCATCTTCCACGATGAAGACCCGATCTGGTGGGGGCGCGGGCAGGATGCCAATGGGGCGGTGCGCACCGTCTACATGGAGGATGCGCGCTGCATCCCTTATGCCGACCACTATGTGCAATCGCGCGACATTCATCCGATGCAGACGCTGGCCGCGCTGATCCGCGACAAGGGCCATTCGTCGTCGCGTATCGGGCTCGAGCTCGACAATTATTACTTCTCCGCCAAAGCCTACCTCGTGCTCGAATACGAGCTGCCGAACGCAACCTTCAGCGATGCGACAGGGCTGGTGAACTGGCAGCGCACGGTCAAGTCGAACGAGGAACTCGCCTTCATGCGCAAGGCGGCGCTGATTGCGGAAAAGGTCGTCGACGGCATCGTGGAGCGCGTCGAGCCGGGCATGAAGAAGAACGAGGTGGTGGCCGAGATCTATGCGGACACGATCCGTGGTCTCGACGACGGCACGGAAGAGGGCATCTGGGGCGACTATCCGGCGATCGTGCCGCTCCTGCCGAGCGGATCGGATGCCGCCGCGCCGCACCTCACCTGGAGCGCGCAACCCTTCAAGACGGGTGAAGCGACTTTCTTCGAGATCGCCGGATGCTACCGCCGCTATCACGTGCCGTTCTGCCGGACAGTGTTTCTCGGCAAGCCGCCGCAATATCTGCTCGATGCGGAAATGGCCGTTGTGCTCGGCCTCGAAGCTGGGCTCGAGACCGCGCGTCCTGGTGCGCGCGCCGGCGATGTCGCGCGTGCCTTCCACTACGAGCTCGAGAAGATCGGCATCGATCGCGGCGCGCGCTGCGGCTATCCGATCGGAATTTCTTATCCGCCAGATTGGGGCGAGCGGACCATCTCGTTCCGCGAAAATGACGACACCATTCTGGAAGCTGGCATGACCTTCCACTTCATGCCGGGACTCTGGATGAAGGATTGGGGTCTCGAGATCACCGAGAGCATCCTGATCCGCGACGGCGCGGCGGCCGAATGCCTCTGCAACCGTCCCCGCAAGATGTATGTGAAGGATTAG